One genomic segment of Paenibacillus xylanexedens includes these proteins:
- the hisG gene encoding ATP phosphoribosyltransferase has product MSDILKVAMPKGRIYKKASKLFREAGLDIPEDVDDTRRLVIEVPEAGMEFIMAKPVDVPTYVEYGVADIGIVGKDVLLEEDRDVYELLNLGIAQCRMSVIGLPDWKPGIQQRVATKYPRIASQYFREQGQQVEVIKLNGSIELAPLIGLADRIVDLVETGQTLRENGLVEMTGILDITSRLIANRVSYRMKNARIQALCDALQQVIPASNEISAGSFRG; this is encoded by the coding sequence ATGTCGGATATTCTGAAGGTGGCCATGCCGAAGGGCCGAATCTATAAAAAAGCCTCCAAATTGTTTCGTGAAGCGGGGCTGGATATTCCAGAAGACGTGGACGATACACGCAGATTGGTCATCGAAGTACCGGAAGCGGGAATGGAATTCATTATGGCTAAGCCAGTAGATGTTCCAACATATGTGGAGTACGGTGTTGCCGATATCGGAATTGTTGGTAAAGACGTGCTGCTGGAGGAAGATCGGGACGTGTACGAACTGTTGAATCTGGGAATCGCCCAGTGCCGTATGTCTGTGATCGGACTTCCAGACTGGAAGCCAGGCATCCAGCAACGTGTCGCAACGAAGTATCCGAGGATTGCTTCACAGTATTTCCGGGAGCAGGGACAGCAGGTCGAGGTGATCAAGCTGAATGGTTCCATTGAGCTGGCACCCCTGATTGGTCTGGCAGATCGGATCGTCGATCTGGTGGAGACAGGTCAGACGCTGCGAGAGAACGGACTTGTGGAGATGACGGGCATTCTGGATATCACGAGCCGTCTTATCGCGAATCGGGTAAGTTATCGGATGAAAAATGCACGAATCCAGGCTTTGTGTGATGCACTTCAGCAGGTCATACCGGCATCGAATGAGATATCGGCGGGAAGCTTTCGGGGATAA